A single window of Kitasatospora sp. HUAS MG31 DNA harbors:
- a CDS encoding AfsR/SARP family transcriptional regulator, giving the protein MLFSMLGPLSVEVNGRECVVSAPRQRVVLALLLCNANRVVSIDRIAAAVWDGGPPPSAASTVRTYVMRLRQVLGREVGRRIRTQAPGYLIELGDDETDLGRLTAHRGRAAAFARSGELERASEEYAAALALWRGEPLVDIRSRTLSDVEGRYLHELRLQTLESRLDADLALRRHTEILPELWREVRENPLREALVSRLMLALFRAGRQSEALAQFQLTRTALIDQLGAEPGSELREMQRRILAADDRPPGPIPGAAGERERPPSSGRRWPRPAQLPARIPVLVGRSAERAELVRLPTADEGAEGAAAVTVVTGAGGTGKTALALHAAHAVREHFGHGQLYADLGGRERPLPPVEVLRRFLVDLGVPEDEVPTTESQATLLYRSLTADRRILVGLDDAAAPRRSARWSPAARAAGSW; this is encoded by the coding sequence GTGCTGTTCAGCATGCTGGGCCCGCTGTCCGTCGAGGTGAACGGACGGGAGTGCGTCGTCTCGGCCCCGCGCCAGAGAGTGGTGCTCGCCCTCCTCCTGTGCAACGCCAACCGGGTCGTCTCGATCGACCGGATCGCGGCCGCGGTCTGGGACGGCGGCCCGCCCCCGAGTGCCGCCTCCACCGTCCGCACCTACGTCATGCGGCTGCGCCAGGTGCTCGGACGCGAGGTGGGCCGCCGGATCCGGACCCAGGCACCCGGCTATCTGATCGAGTTGGGGGACGACGAGACCGACCTCGGCCGATTAACCGCCCACCGCGGCCGGGCCGCCGCCTTCGCCCGGTCCGGCGAGCTGGAACGGGCCTCGGAGGAGTACGCGGCCGCGCTGGCGCTGTGGCGGGGCGAGCCCCTGGTGGACATCCGGTCCCGGACCCTGAGCGACGTCGAGGGCCGCTACCTGCACGAACTGCGCCTGCAGACCCTCGAATCACGGCTGGACGCCGATCTGGCCCTGCGCCGGCACACCGAGATCCTGCCCGAACTGTGGCGTGAGGTCCGGGAGAACCCGCTGCGCGAGGCCCTGGTGAGCCGGCTGATGCTCGCGCTCTTCCGCGCCGGCCGGCAGTCCGAGGCACTGGCCCAGTTCCAGCTCACCCGGACCGCGCTGATCGACCAGCTGGGCGCCGAGCCGGGCAGCGAACTGCGCGAGATGCAGCGCCGGATCCTGGCCGCCGACGACCGCCCACCCGGCCCGATCCCCGGCGCGGCGGGCGAACGGGAGCGACCGCCGTCGAGCGGGCGGCGCTGGCCGAGGCCCGCTCAACTGCCCGCCAGGATCCCGGTGCTGGTCGGCCGGAGCGCCGAACGCGCCGAACTGGTCAGGCTGCCCACCGCCGACGAGGGGGCGGAGGGCGCCGCCGCCGTGACGGTGGTCACCGGCGCCGGGGGCACCGGCAAGACCGCCCTCGCCCTGCACGCCGCCCATGCCGTACGGGAGCACTTCGGCCACGGCCAGCTCTACGCCGACCTCGGCGGACGGGAGCGCCCGCTCCCACCGGTCGAGGTGCTGCGGAGGTTCCTGGTGGACCTCGGGGTGCCGGAGGACGAGGTGCCGACCACCGAGAGCCAGGCCACCCTGCTCTACCGCTCGCTCACCGCCGACCGCCGCATCCTGGTCGGGCTGGACGATGCCGCAGCGCCGCGCAGATCCGCCCGCTGGTCCCCGGCGGCCCGGGCAGCAGGCTCGTGGTGA
- a CDS encoding thioesterase II family protein, whose product MPHLRTGPRADRRLVCFPHAGGSASYFRPVATALSPRVEVIAVQYPGRQDRRLEPPVDDIGLLADRIADALAPCAEPLHLQRAGRTPVQVFSGGHFYLSDRPAEVIDLLRRRLLGADPR is encoded by the coding sequence GTGCCGCACCTTCGAACCGGGCCCCGAGCCGACCGCCGCCTGGTCTGCTTCCCGCACGCCGGCGGTTCGGCCTCCTACTTCCGGCCGGTCGCCACCGCGTTGAGCCCCCGGGTGGAGGTGATCGCCGTCCAGTACCCGGGCCGGCAGGACCGCCGGCTCGAACCGCCGGTCGACGACATCGGGCTGCTGGCCGACCGGATCGCGGACGCGCTCGCGCCCTGCGCGGAACCGCTGCACCTGCAGCGGGCCGGACGCACCCCGGTCCAGGTGTTCTCCGGCGGGCACTTCTACCTCAGTGACCGGCCCGCCGAGGTGATCGACCTGCTCCGCCGCCGGCTGCTCGGGGCCGACCCGCGGTAG
- a CDS encoding C40 family peptidase has translation MASHRRPKQPSRARVYLFTGAAATAVALTAQVSAHAAPAQPSKDEVKAQVDKLAEEQEQAAEKYNGAKERADQLRKQADQLQDQVARGQAQLTEIATGLAAVAADEYRHGGVDPSMQLMLSTDPDGYLAQASSFEQAATTQADTLKALKDQQRRLDQQKQEASAVLAELDNSTQALNNAKNEVQHKLQEAEKLLSTLSAADRAAILRGTDGTASRSSGRIDPSTLPPASGYAATAVSTALAQQGAPYKWGATGPSTFDCSGLMVFSYAKAGVSLPRTSQEQATVGTNVGSDWHNAQPGDLVIYNSNRSHVGMYIGNGLVVHAPRTGDVVKTMKVDAMPISIIRRV, from the coding sequence GGCCCAGGTGAGCGCGCACGCCGCGCCCGCCCAGCCGAGCAAGGACGAGGTGAAGGCCCAGGTCGACAAGCTGGCCGAGGAGCAGGAGCAGGCGGCAGAGAAGTACAACGGCGCCAAGGAGCGGGCCGATCAGCTCCGCAAGCAGGCCGACCAGCTGCAGGACCAGGTGGCCCGCGGCCAGGCCCAGCTGACCGAGATCGCCACGGGTCTGGCCGCGGTCGCCGCCGACGAGTACCGCCACGGTGGCGTCGACCCCTCCATGCAGCTGATGCTCTCGACCGACCCGGACGGGTACCTGGCCCAGGCCTCCAGCTTCGAGCAGGCCGCCACCACCCAGGCGGACACCCTCAAGGCGCTCAAGGACCAGCAGCGCCGGCTGGACCAGCAGAAGCAGGAGGCCTCCGCCGTCCTCGCCGAGCTGGACAACTCCACCCAGGCGCTCAACAACGCCAAGAACGAGGTGCAGCACAAGCTCCAGGAGGCCGAGAAGCTCCTCAGCACGCTCAGCGCCGCCGACCGGGCCGCGATCCTCCGCGGCACCGACGGCACCGCCTCCCGCAGCTCCGGACGCATCGACCCGTCCACCCTGCCCCCGGCCAGCGGCTACGCCGCGACCGCGGTGAGCACCGCCCTCGCCCAGCAGGGTGCCCCGTACAAGTGGGGCGCCACCGGCCCGAGCACCTTCGACTGCTCCGGCCTCATGGTCTTCTCGTACGCGAAGGCCGGCGTCTCGCTGCCGCGCACCTCGCAGGAGCAGGCCACCGTCGGAACCAACGTCGGCAGCGACTGGCACAACGCCCAGCCCGGCGACCTGGTGATCTACAACAGCAACCGCAGCCACGTCGGCATGTACATCGGCAACGGCCTGGTGGTCCACGCGCCGCGCACCGGGGACGTGGTGAAGACCATGAAGGTCGACGCCATGCCGATCTCCATCATCCGCCGGGTGTGA